The Rhopalosiphum maidis isolate BTI-1 chromosome 1, ASM367621v3, whole genome shotgun sequence genome has a segment encoding these proteins:
- the LOC113560967 gene encoding uncharacterized protein LOC113560967 translates to MLFTVVVTFVWVRSDRLTVKDSVHQTTSSEQKWVWTSTPVAIQEPTGERAPRHRPHAEQSGVTMRSQNSDVFQDYRLEIGPSMSENRTPLLIIRGKLIKKIPYSTYHRGGNTRTSVDENLNISDTSRILHKMNIRLNHRQINNYDYPNIQIDEPIANKEVLTNNPNAYDLTYDVSGKGSEENKNSIDSISWITFFNRSGQIIPRRLWLLKTPEKSGSLDQPPFGLRTHSQNIKDLKYRLTHDVNKVHKIPERQLMKSFSLTNEFDFKTQPIQQDSLILQPPSIPNVENNISSSPQKTIIKIPLINERICQTENNWFHKNLISYSV, encoded by the exons ATGTTATTCACTGTTGTTGTGACATTCGTGTGGGTCCGGTCAGATCGGTTGACGGTCAAAGATTCAGTTCATCAGACGACTAGCAGTGAACAGAAATGGGTTTGGACTTCCACGCCGGTAGCGATTCAAGAACCAACTGGAGAACGAGCACCGAGACACCGTCCGCATGCCGAACAATCAGGTGTCACTATGCGGTCTCAAAACTCTGACGTATTTCAAGACTACCGTTTAGAAATCGGACCGTCGATGTCTGAAAATAGAACTCCACTGTTAATCATACGGggaaagttaataaaaaaaattccttaCTCAACCTATCACCGTGGTGGTAATACCAGAACTTCTGTTGATGAAAATCTTAACATTTCCGATACTTCACGAATTCTGCATAAAATGAATATCAG GCTAAACCACaggcaaataaataattacgattATCCTAATATACAAATAGACGAACCCATAGCCAACAAAGaagtattaactaataatccAAATGCATATGATTTAACTTATGATGTGAGTGGTAAAGGTtcagaagaaaataaaaactcgaTTGACAGTATTAGTTggataacatttttcaatagatCGGGACAAATTATTCCAAGAAGATTGTGGTTATTGAAAACACCAGAGAAAAGTGGCAGTTTAGATCAACCACCTTTTGGATTAAGAACACATTCCCAGAATATAAAAGACTTGAAATACAGGCTTACACATGATGTAAATAAAGTTCATAAGATTCCGGAGCGACAATTAATGAAATCTTTTTCACTGACAAATGAGTTTGACTTTAAGACCCAGCCTATCCAACAAGATAGTTTGATTCTTCAACCCCCTAGTATCCCTAATGTAGAAAATAACATCTCGAGCTCGCCGCAGaagacaattataaaaatcccaTTAATAAACGAAAGAATCTG TCAAACTGAAAACAATTGGTTtcataaaaatcttatttcttattctgtttaa
- the LOC113560975 gene encoding uncharacterized protein LOC113560975, whose product MSLIETLPFPSSETILIPSGETILIPSSDATLIPSNNLLLPAAPTIPGRSPIQIIPNSNIPFGVDNINFLGGLQYESLEVLDPTLDLFQKELNSETCVERIACKIAATGKTGIIPMWINWILHEISQPVPNEKLLYYLKAYDNVINEIQTKSPNPDNWETWCFERYDCSNTDNR is encoded by the exons ATGTCTCTTATTGAAACATTACCCTTTCCTTCAAGTGAAACAATACTTATTCCTTCAGGTGAAACAATACTTATTCCTTCAAGTGATGCTACACTTATCCCGTCAAATAATTTACTGCTTCCTGCAGCTCCTACCATTCCGGGTCGATCACCAATACAGATTATTCCCAATTCAAACATTCCATTTGGTGttgataacattaattttctcGGTGGACTGCAGTATGAGTCATTAGAAGTTTTAGATCCTACTTTAGACTTATTTCAAAAGGAATTAAATTCTGAAACATGTGTCGAAAGAATAGCTTGTAAAATTGCTGCGACTGGAAAAACTGGAATAATACCTATGTGGATTAATTG GATCTTACATGAAATATCACAACCTGTTCCtaacgaaaaattattatattatcttaaagcatatgataatgtaattaatgaaattcaaACGAAATCACCAAATCCAGATAATTGGGAAACTTGGTGCTTTGAACGTTATGACTGCAGTAATACAGataacagataa